The DNA region TGAAGAGCTGACTGACGGCGGAGTTGGCGGCGAGCGCGGTGATCGTGCCAAGGGGCGCGGGGGCGAGGTTGAGGTCGACGCCGGTGTGTCCTGCGAAGGCCATTTCGGCGATGGTGGCGAAGAGGCCGCCGTCGCTGCGATCGTGATACGCGAGGAGTTTTTTCTCGCGGCTGAGCTTCTGGATGGCGTTCCAGAAATTCTTGAGGTCGGTCGGATTGTCGACGTCGGGCGTGGCTTCGCCCATCTGGGAAACGGTCTGCGCCAGGATGGAGCCGCCGAGGCGGTTTTTGCCGCGGCCGAGGTCGATGAGGAGGAGGACGGAGTCGTCGATGCGCTGGAGCTGCGGGGTGAGCGTGGCGCGGATATCGGCGACGGGGGCGAAGGCGGAGATGATGAGCGAGGTCGGCGCGGTGATGCGTTTTTGTTCACCGGAGGCGGCGTCTTTCCAGACGGTGGACATGCTCATGGAGTCCTTGCCGACGGGGATGGTGATGCCGAGCGCGGGGCAGAGTTCCATGCCGACGGCTTTCACGGCGGCGTAGAGATCGGCGCCGTCGCCGGGGAGCGCGGGCGCGGCCATCCAGTTGGCGGAGAGATTCACTTTGCCGATGTCGCCGATCTGGGCGGCGGCGAGATTGGTGAGGGCTTCGCCGACGGCGAGGCGGGCGGAGGCGGCAGCGTTGTTGACGGCGACGGGCGTGCGCTCGCCCATGGACATGGCTTCGCCGGTGTAGACGTCGAACGCGGCGGCGGTGACGGCGACGTCGGCCACGGGAACCTGCCATGGGCCGACCATCTGGTCGCGGGCGATGAGGCCAGTGACGGTGCGGTCGCCGATGGAGATGAGGAAGGTTTTGTCGGCGACGGTCGGGTGGGCGAGGACGCGCTCGGCGAGCTCGTTGAGCGAGAGGTGCTGGAGATCGAGGCGCTCCTGCGGACGCTTCAGCGTATCCGCTTTCCGGTGCATGCGCGGGGGTTTGCCGAGGAGAACCTCGAGCGGCATGTCGATGGGCGTGTTGTTGAAATGGGAATCTTCGAGGACGAGTTTCTTTTCCTCGGTGGCTTCGCCTACGACGGCGAAGGGGCAGCGCTCGCGGGCGCAGAGTTTTTCGAAGACGGGGAGTTGCGCGGCGGGAACGGCGAGGACGTAGCGCTCTTGCGATTCGTTGCACCAGATCTCGAGCGGGGACATGCCGGGCTCGTCGTTGGGGACGGAGCGGAGTTTGAAGCGTCCGCCGCGGCCGCCGTCGTTGACGAGTTCGGGGAGGGCGTTGGAGATGCCGCCGGCGCCGACGTCGTGGATGAAGGAAATCGGATTTTCGGAGCCGAGCGCCCAGCAGCGGTCGATGACCTCCTGGCAGCGGCGCTCCATCTCTGCGTTGTCGCGCTGGACGGAGGCGAAATCGAGGTCTTCGTTGCCGGAGCCACTGGCCATGGAGCTGGCTGCGCCGCCACCGAGGCCGATGAGCATCGCGGGTCCGCCGAGAACGATGAGTTTGTCGCCGGGGTTGATGGCGCCTTTTTGGACGTGCTCGGCTTTGATGTTACCGAGTCCGCCGGCGAGCATGATGGGCTTGTGGTAGCCGCGAAGTTCGGTGGCGGCGCCGCTGGTGGATGGCACGGCCTGCTCGAAGGTGCGGAAGTAGCCGTTGATGTTAGGGCGGCCAAATTCGTTGTTGAAGGCGGCGCCGCCGAGCGGGCCGTCGATCATGATGTCGAGGGCGGAGACGATGCGGCCGGGTTTGCCATGCTCGTGTTCCCACGGCTGGACGGCGCCGGGGATTTTCAGATTGGAAACAGTGAAGCCGGAGAGGCCGGCTTTGGGTTTTGAGCCGCGGCCGGTGGCGCCTTCGTCGCGGATTTCGCCGCCGGAGCCGGTGGCGGCGCCGGGGAAGGGGGAGATGGCGGTCGGGTGGTTGTGCGTCTCGACCTTGCAGAGGATGTGGATGTCTTCGTCGTGCGCGGCATACTCGCCGGTTTTCGGATCGACGTAGAAGCGGCCGCCGCGGGTGCCGGCGAGGACGGCGGCGTTGTCCTTGTAGGCGGACAGGATGCCGTCGCTGTGGAGCTGATACGTATTCTTGATCATCTGGAACAGCGACTTGTCCTTGGCGGAGCCGTCGATTTCCCAGGTGGCGTTGAAGATCTTGTGGCGGCAGTGCTCGGAGTTGGCCTGCGCGAACATCATGAGCTCGATGTCGTTGGGGTCGCGGCCGAGCGTGGTGAAGGCTTTGACGAGGTAATCGATTTCGTCCTCGGCGAGCGCAAGGCCGAGCGACTGGTTGGCGGCGACGAGTGCGGCGCGGCCTTGGGCGAGGACGGGGACGCTCTGCATCGGACGCGGGGATTCGTGGCGGAAGAGGACGTCGAGCGAATCGAGGTCGTTGACGACGACTTGGGTCATGCGGTCGTGGAGCTTCGCGCGCAGCGCGGTGAGTTGGTCGGCGCTAAGGACGGAGAGCGGCTTGGTGAGAGCGGAGTTGTCGATCTCGATCCAGTAGGCGACGGCGCGCTCGATGCGTTTTACTTTCGCGAGGCCGCAGATGTGGGCGATGTCGGTGGCCTTGGACGACCACGGGGAAATGGTACCGGGGCGCGGGGCAACGACCTGGAGCAGGCCGGCGGGCTCGGCGGTGGATGCGGCGCGGCGCGGGCCGTAGGTGAGGAGTTTTTCGAGGGTTTCGCGCTCGGTAGCGGTGATGTCGCCCTCGATCTCGGCGACGTGGATGAAGGCCGTGCTGAGGCTGCGGACAGGCAGACCGGCGGAGGCGAGGTCTTGCTGGAGTTTTTGCAGGCGGAACGGTGACAGGGCGGAGGAGCCGCGAAGGATCAGCATGGTCGGGAAATAGAGGCTGCGAACGAACAGGGCGGGCGCGGGTTTGGCGATGGGAAAAATGGGCGTGGAGCACGACCATTCAAGATCAGCAGGAGGAAGTCGTCCCGTGTGGTGCAGCTGGGTGAGGAGTCTCATCAGAAGTCGTCACGCACTGCGCAATGCGGGTTACTTTGTGGGCAAAAATTTATTGATGCAGGATCGGCGGTTGTTATCCGGAGGAAAACCCGAAAGGCTCAATCCAATGTGTTCTCTTCCTGCTAAGCGCATCCCTGTCGTCGAGAAGTTCTCGATCGGGCTTTTCTTAACGACCGTGACGCTCTCGCTGGCCGGTCTAATAGGGCTTTTGTGGGCATTCGCTCCACAAGGAGTCTGGCAGGCCCAGCTTAACGCGGCCTGGTGGCAATTCGCCGTGATTTTCCTCGGTGTGAAGCTCTTCAACTGCGGGATGGAGTTCTTCTTCCATCGCTACGTGCTGCACAAACCGGTGATCCCGTTCCTGAGCCGTTTTTATCGTCAGCATACGCTTCATCATAATCTCACGCGTATCGCGCGCCGCCAGCTGCCTGGTGGGCGTGAAGTTCCGTATGTGGAGAATATCTACCCGATGACGGAGCCGGAGCAGGGTGAAGCGGCCTTTTTCCCTTGGTACACGCTCGTGGTTTTCGCCGCCATCGTGACGCCGCTGCTGGCGCTTGGCCAATGGCTCGCGCCTACCTTCCCGTGGTTTTTTGCGGGATTTGCCGCGCTCACCGCATCGCTGACGCTCTATGAAGTTTTCCACGCTATCGAGCACTGGCCGCTGGAGAAGTGGGCACCACGCCTCGAATCTAAGCGCTTCGGCAAATTCTGGACGAAGGTGTACAGCTTCCACCTGCGTCATCACGCGGTGATCGATTGCAACGAGGCGATCTCAGGCTTTTTCACGTTTCCTGTGTTCGATATGCTTTTCGGAACGTGGGTGTCGCCCAAAACGCTCTACACCGACGGCGGTGAGTGGAACGCGGAGGAGTTTAAGAGCCCGCGTCCTCATGCGTTTATCCGCTGGTGTGATCGCACGGCGGACAAAGTGGTCGCGAGCCGACGCACCCGCGTCCGCTCGCATGTCGCGGTGCGCAAACCGAGGCGTCACGCCGAGGCGGCGTTGAAGAAATAAAGAGCAATCGTCCCTTGCTATCTGGCGGCGCTGCACGAATGTGGCGCCGTCGTAAGATACGTTAGCTGACAGTGACTGGTGAGTCTTCAGGTGAGCTTTGAGAGTTCAGATGATGATTCGAAACCCGATGATCGGGAACGGACTGACTTAGACGGTACGAACATCAAAACACATGAACTCCAAACTATACGTCGGAAATCTTTCCTTCAAAACCACCGAAGACGTGCTCCGCTCCACTTTCGAGCAATTCGGCACCGTGAGCGATGTCTTCATCGCCACCGATCGTGAAACGGGCCGCCCACGCGGTTTCGCTTTTGTCACGATGGGCACGGCTGATGAAGCCAAGGTCGCCGCTGAAAAGCTCAACGGTAACGATCTCGATGGCCGTGCGCTCACGGTCAACGAAGCCAAGCCGAAGGAAGAAATGGGTGGCGGCGGTGGCGGTGGTCGCGGCCGTAACTTCGGTCCTGATCGTCGCGCCGGTGCGTTCCAAGAGCGCGGCAATCGCCGTTACTAAGTAGCGCCGATCATGCGGGCTCGGCGTTATGCCGGGTTTCAATTCTCAAGCGAGGGCTCGATGCCCTCGCTTTTTTGTGGGCGATATTTGGTGATGAGTGATCAAATGGTTGGGCCTGCGGTTCCCAATCAAGACTGTGAGGTTGGACGCCTGCCTCGCGGTTGATTACTTAGTCTTCTTCGCCAGTCGTTCGATTGCAGCCTGCTGCTCTGCCGAGGTTACGTAGGGCACCAACTGGTTTATGTCTGCGTGTCGCTTACCGTGAACAGCCTCATAGGCCTTGATTGCGGGCTTGAGCAGTGCGATGTCACGGATGGAGGCGGGCGAAACGGTCGTGGAACCAAATCCGTCAGGCCCAATAACCGAATACTGGTCGTACTCCGAATCGATCAGATTGGTCGGCGTGATCATCCAGTCACCGCCCACCTTCACATTGGGAACTTCAGATGCGGGCGCGACTTTGTACCGTTGCAGCATCGCCGTTTCGATTTCAGGCGCAGCGAACGGCTGGAGCTGACTGGTTTCTCTGGGGAACTGCTCTTGGTTCGCGCGCAGATACGCACGCAAAGCGGGTTGCACTGCCGTCGCAAAACGTCGCTCGGCGAAGTGGCGAATGCGACCGAGCGCGCGACGGTAGTCCTCCGTTGTTTCAAGATTTCCATCTACTGCGGAATGCCAGTCGCCATTGGTCGCGAGTTTGAGTTCAGGAATGCTCTGCTCGGGCAGACGAGCGAGCACATCGCGAAGAGCCGCGATTTTTTCTTCGGCTTCGGCTGTTTTTGCAGAGACGGGTGAGGTATCTCTTGCACGGTGGTCCGAGACGATGGATGACAGTCCGTTGGTGAGAGCAGGCTGGTCAGGTCCGCCAAGGAGCAGCGGCGCTTGGACGGTACTGGCAGTCGCGGCTGAAGATGTGTTTTGGGGTTTGGCGTGATGATAGGTAAGCGCGGAGATGCCGACAGCCACGGTTACGCCAGCGATGATCGCAGATGCTTTTGTGATGTTCATGAAATGAATCGTTATGAGTGGTGCCGAGGCAGAGATCGCTGCGGTTGTGGCGGTGGCGGTTGTGGAGACAGTCGCAGCCAGTCCCGCAGGAGCGCCCATGACGGAGTGTGTGCTAAGCGAGCCGCCGAGAATCGCGGCGGTCGAAGAAACTCCGCGCCGCGCTAGCGAGGCACGCAATTTTTCCAATGAACGCCCAACACGCATGCGCACAGCTTCGTCGCGCAGACCCAAGATACTGCTGATCTCAGGATAGGAATGGCCTTCAAAGAAGCGGAGGATGACCGCTTGCCGGTCATCCTCGTTGAGGTCGTCGAGAGCCTCATCGAGCACGCCACGGACGGTTTCCCACCCGGTGGAAGGTTCATTTTTAGATTGGAGCTCTTGCATGGCATGCACCTGTTGTTTCTGGCGCTCTTTTCGAATTTCGCGGCGACGATAGTTGGCGGCGGCGTTGCGGGTACTGGTGTGCAACCACGCGTTCAGCACGGGATGGCCGGCTAGGCGTTGAGCATTACGAGCCATGGCAAGGAACACCTCCTGGGTGATTTCCTCCGCGGCGTGAGTGTCGCCACCTACGCGTCGGGCAGCCGCTGAATAAACCAGATCGATGTGCGCGCGGACGATTGCGGCGAATGAGTCTTCGCAACGGTCGCGAGCGTAGCGGAGAAGGAGTTCTGAGTCCGATGACCTGGTTCACAGGGGATAACACCGGCTAAAACGAAAACAGAACAAAGAACCTGCGATATAGTCGCTATGCGGAGGGATTAGACCTCGCTAGTGGAGCGGATCGTTTTTAGACTGCCGAACTCATCCGAGAACAACGTGCCGCTTGGTGCGTTGCGTTCAGCCAACCACGCCTGTTTGCCGCACTGCGGCCAGTATTCTATGAGAGACGATTATCTTCGCGCCGCCCTGACCGTTATCAACGACCCCAACATCCTCGTGAACGTGGTCTCGACCCGTGTGAAGCAGCTCAAGCGCGGCAGCCGTGCGCTGGTGGTTTCGCTGGAGAAAATGTCGCTTGAAGACACGGCGCTGCGCGAGGTGGCCGAGGGGAAGATCAGCTACGAACTGGGTGCGAATCGCGAGCAGGGCTGAGGATGCGCCCGTATGGCACGAGCGCGCACAAATGAGTGCGCAGCCGTGCCGTCAGGACTTCGCGGCGGCGTGGGCTTCGACTTTCCAGAGAAGGTCGTCCACGTCGCGCGAGATGCCGGTGAAGAGATCCGCGGTGCCGGCGTCACCCGCCTTGGTGGCGGTCTCGATGGCGGTGCGGGTGGATTCGGCGAAGTGGGCGAGCGCGGCGGCGAGGGCCTGGACGTGTTCACTGCCGGAGAGGATGTTGAGTGGGTAGGCGGTGAGACGGGTGCCTTCGGCGATGGTCTGGACGGTGCCTTGGGCGATGCCACCTAGGGCGACGGTGCGCTCGGCGATTTCATCGACGGCGGAGGTGATTTTGGCGGCGACCTCGTCGAAGAGTTCGTGGAGGGCGATGAAGGCGGGGCCCTTAACGTTCCAGTGGGCCTGTTTTGCCTGGAGGCCGAGATCGAGGGCGTCGGCGAGTTGCTGATTGAGCAGCTCGATCATGGCAGTGCGGGTGGACTTGGGCTGGTCGTTGGAAGAGTTCCAGAGCGGAGTTTTCATGAAGAGAGGACGGTGAGTGTGTGGCCTGAACGAGTAGTCATTGCAGGCGTCGAGTAAAGCGGTGGACGGGGTTTGCACGGAGTGAAACGCGTGTGTGAAGCACTGAAAATGCGCGACGCGCGCGTGGGCTTATAGACAGACGGCGGACGTGAGGGCATTGATTCATTGATTCGATAACGTCGTGGGTTACGGTGCGGTTTCCCGCATGAGCGAACTCGATTTCCGGAATACCAACAGCCTGTGGTGCAGCGTGCTCGTGGAGACGCTCGTGAGATGCGGCGTGCGGCAGGCGGTGTGTTCACCGGGGTCGCGTTCGACGGCGCTGACGATGGCGCTGGCGCGTCATGCGGGCATCGAGGCGGTGCCGGTGCTGGACGAACGGTCGGCGGCGTTTTTTGCGCTGGGGCTGGCGAAGCAGACGCGGCGGGCGGTGGTGCTCGTGTGCACGTCGGGAACGGCGGGGGCGAATTATTTTCCGGCGATCATCGAGGCGAAGGAAAGCGGGGTGCCGCTGATCGTGATCACGGCGGATCGTCCGCCGGAGATGCGGGAATGCGCGTCGGGGCAGACGATCGATCAGCAGAAAATTTTTGGGAGTTTCGTGACGTGGTATCACGAGCTGGCGGTGCCGGAGCCGACGGTGGCGATGCTGCGTTATCTGCGGCAGACAATCGCTTATGCGTGCGTGCGGGCGATGAGCGGAGGAAGTGGATTGGGCGAACGAGGGCCGGTGCATTTGAATGCTCCGTTTCGCGATCCGTTGCCGCCGATTGAAAATGGAACGGCGAAGGGGATTGAAGGGCAGATCGACGAGGCGTTTTTCGCGCATCTCTCATCGGAGAAAATCGCCATAACAAGCAGTGCCGTGCAGCGGCCAATGACGGCGCGCGGACTGATCGTGGCCGGTGCTTATGCCGCCGAACATGCGGACAAATATGCGGAGAAGTTGAGCGGGCTGGCGCGCACGCTGGGCTGGCCGGTGCTGGTGGATGTGCTCTCGCCGGCGCGGCATCTGGCGATGCCAGGAGTGACGCGGGTGAGCGCGTACGATGCGATTCTGAGAAACGAGAAAGCGGCGCGCGAACTGACGCCGCGCACGGTGCTGTGCCTTGGGAGCTGGCCAACGAGCAAGGTGCTGCGCGGCTGGCTGGAGCAGACGCAGGCGGAGACATTGCTGGTCGCGCCAACGACGAACAATCGCGACGCTCTGCACGGGAAGACGCGGCAACTGGTGTTGCCGGTGGAGAATCTGACCGCGGTGAGCGGCGGGGCGGCCGATGCGAGCTACGTGCAGGCGTGGATGGAGGCGGAGACGGCGGCGCGTGGCGTGATCGATGCGACGCTGGAGAAAACGGCGGAACGGTTCGAGGCGAAGGCGGCGTGGCTGATGGCGCGTAGTCTTCCGGCGGGCACGCCGGTGTTCGTGGCGAACTCGATGCCGGTGCGCGATCTTGAGTATGTGTGGCCGGTGACGGAGCGCGGTACGCAGATTTATTTCAGCCGTGGCGCGAACGGGATCGATGGCACGCTTTCGACGGCGCTGGGCATTGCGCACAGAAATGAGAAGCCGGCGGTGTTGCTCACGGGCGATCTCGCGCTGCTCCATGACGCGAACGGGTTTTTGATAAAACCGAAGCTGCGCGGATCACTGACGATCGTGCTCATCAACAACGACGGCGGTGGGATTTTTGGGCATCTGCCGGTGGCGCAGTTTGAGCCGCCTTTCGAGGGATTTTTTGCGACGCCGCAGCAGGTGGATTTTGCGACGCTGTGCGCTGCGCATGGCGTGGAGCATGTTGCCGTGAAAGACTGGGCGGAGTTTGAGACGTTGATCGCGGCGTTGCCAGCGAGCGGGGTGCGCGTGCTGGAAGTGCGGACGGATCGGAAGCGCGATGCGGCTGCGCGGAAGGAGTTGTTTGCGCGGGCAGCGGAGGCGGTCGGGAGTACGCTGGCGTGAGATTGGCGGGCGAGGGTTTTTCCGGTTGGAGGAACGCGGGTGAGGCGGGACGGGGAGCGACGATTAGGCGCGGGCGTGAGTGAACAGCGGGGTTAAGGCTAACCCGCCCTACCTCGGAGTCAGGAGATCTGGTCGGCGATTTCTTCGAGGGGGTAAGTGATGATTTCTGCGAGCGTGGGATGATACCAAGGTGCGCGGAGGAGATCGAAGACGGTGGCTTTCATCGCGAGCGGGCCGCTGAAGCAGTGGATGAGTTCGCCGGCGTCTTTGCCGACGATTTCCGCGCCGAGGATGCGGCCGCGTCTCGGTTCGGCGATGACCTTCACATAACCGTAGTTGGCGTCCATGAGGATGGATTTGCCGTGGTCGTTGAACGGATAGCTGGCGACGAGGTGCGGCGTCTTGGATTTTTTTAGGTCGCTCTCGAGCGCGCCGATGCTGGCGAGTTGGGGATCGGTGAAGACGACGTTGAGGAGGAGCGAGTGATCGACGGGCTTGAGTTTCTTCACGCCGAACGCGTGACGGGCGGCGAGTTCGCCCTGGGCGACGGCGAGGTGGACGATGTCGTGCGGGCCGGCGACGTCTCCGCCGGCGTAGATGTGGGGCGCGGTGGTTTGCTGGAAGCGGTTGGTGACGACACGGCCGGAGGCAGTGAGTTTGACGCCGGCGTTTTCGAGGGAGAGACCGGCGGTGTTGGGCTCGCGGCCGAGGGCGTTGAAGAGATGGGCGGCGCGGCGGATGAGCGTCTTTTTTCCTTGGGTGAAGCGGACGGTGACACCGCGTTTATCGCCGGAGATTTTTTCGAGCGACGTGCCGGTGAGGAGCTCGATGCCCTCGTCGCGGAAGGCTTGCTGGACGGTTTCGCTGGCGGCTGGCGAGTGGTCTTTGAGGATGTGCGCGCTGCGCTGGATGAGCGTGACGCGGGAACCGATGCGGTTGAGGAACTGCGCGAGTTCGGTGGCGACAATGCCGCCGCCGAGGACGAGCACGCTCTTGGGGATGAAATCGAGATCGAGGACGTCGTCGCTAGTCCAGGCGGGCGTTTCGGCGAGGCCGGGGATGGACGGGGTGCTGACGCGGGAGCCGGTGGCGATGAGGATTTTTTTGGCGCGGATTTTTTTGCCGTCGGAGAGTTCGACGGTGTGCGGATCGAGGAAGCGGGCGTGGGCGCGGTAGAGGTCGTATTTGCCGGAGTGCATCGCCTGATCGCGATAAGAGGCGAATTCGCCGATGATTTTTTTCTTGCGCGCGTGGATGGCCTTCATGTCGGCGGACGCGCGGGGGATTTTGAGGCCGAAGGTTTTTCCTTTTTGGGCGAGGTGGAGAATCTCGGCGATGTAGAGGAGTGTTTTCGATGGCATGCAGCCGCGGAGGATGCAGAGGCCGCCGAGTTCCTTGGCGCCATCGACGATGGCTACTTTTTTGCCGAGGCTGTGGGCGACGCGGGCGGCATTGAAGCCGGCACTGCCGCCGCCGATGACGAGAAAGTCGTAGGATTTCATGAAGAAGTTAAACGCGGGCGACGCTGAGTTTTGTCACAGAGGACACGGAGCGCGGACACAGAGTGCACAGAGGTCGGAAAGGACAGAATGACAAGGGCGGCGGAGAAAGAGTCGAAGAGCCGCGTCTGATGTGGCGCGAATACACGGGTGTTCAGCGGCCGCGGCCGAAGAGCATCACGTGGATCGTCTTGAGGATGATTGATGCATCCAGTGTGAAGGAGAAGTGCCGGATGTAATAGAGGTCGTATTCGAGTTTCCGTAACGTGTCTTCGAGATTGGCGCCGTAGGGATAATTTACCTGGGCCCAGCCGGTGATGCCGGGGCGGACGAGGTGGCGGAAGTGGTAACAGGGGATTTGTTTTTCGTAGTCGGCGACGAGGCGGTCCCATTCGGCGCGGGGGCCGATGAGGCTCATCTCGCCACGGAGGACGTTGATGAGTTGGGGGAATTCATCGATGCGGGTGGCGCGGAGGAATCGGCCGATGCGGGTGATGCGGGCGTCGCCTTGGGCGGTGTAGAGTGCGCCGTTGTTGTCCACCTTCATGCTGCGGAGTTTGAGAAGGGAAAACGGGGCGCGGTGGCGACCGATGCGGTTTTGCCGGAAGAAGACCGGGCCTTTGTCTTCGAGGCGTATGAGGATGGCGGCGACGGCGAGGAACGGGGCGGCGAGGGTCAGGCCGATGAGTGAAAAGGCAATGTCGCTGAGTCGTTTGATACGTTCAAAGACGGGCTCGCGGGCGACGCGGAAGCCTTCCTGGAAAAGCCACGTCTGGTTGAGTCGGTAGAGGGGGATTTTACGCCAGTAGATCTGGTGGAAAAGTTCGAGCGTGTAGGTGGGCACGCCGTCGAAGTAGAGATCGACGAGTTGTTGCGAGGCTTCGGAGTTTAGCTCGCGGCTGGATTCGCGGAGGACGACGGCCTCGATGGCGATTTCGCCGCGTTGGATGTCGCGCAAGAGAGCGTTTAACGCGGTTGATGGGGCGTTCGTGCCGGCGCTGAGTGGGAGCAGGGGATCTTCGGCGCGGCTGCTGACGTAGATCACTTTTTGTTTCATGCCCGAGCGGACGCATTCGTCGCGGAAGGCATCGCGACTGGTAGCGTCGCCGATGAAAACGATCTGCCGGTCGCGCCGTTCCCGGATGTAGCGCAGATGAATCCAGCGGCGGTAACTGAGGGTGATCGGGATGAGCGCGACGAAGCTGATGGCGACGACGGCACGGCTTTGCTGGAGCGTGTAGCCGGGCGGAAGGACGGTGAAGGTGATGAGCAAGGTCGCGGCCATCGCGGCGAGCAAGGCGATGGCGTGCATGCTCGTGTAATCGAGGCCGGCCATGTCGGTGCGCTGGCGGTAGCCGTCGATTAAGAAAACGGCGACGACGAGCAGCACGAGAGGGACGACGAGTGGATCGAAAACGGGACTGCGCAGATCGGCTACGCCGCGAAGCCAGCCCACGACATTGAAGACGAACGCGAGGGCGTACGTGTCGAGCAAGAGAAGGCCAATGGCCATTTTGCGACCGATCGTCATGAGGTGCGCTCAGAGTGGCGGCTGGGGGGATGTGTTCGCAAGCGGGTTTCCGGAGAGCAGTGAGTGCCAGCGTGTGGTGGCGTGGTGGAGACGGCCTTCTCGCGCGCAGAAGGCGGAGGAGGCCTGGCCGAGCGCGAGGCGTTGGGCGGGATCGGATTTGAGTGAGCGAAGTATGGCGGCGAGGCGGGGGATGTCGTCGGGGGCGGAGGTGAAGGCGTGGCCGAAGCGGTTGGATTCGATGACGCGGGCGACTTCGCAGTCGCGCGGGCCGATGAAGAGAACGGGGCGGCCGATGGCGGCGATGCCGTAGAGTTTACTCGGGAAGACGAGGCGTTCGCAGCCGGTGCGGAGCGTAACGAGGTGGATGTCGCCGAGGGCGAGCGTCTCGGCGAGTTGGTCGCGCGGCTGGGCGGGATGGAAGTGAATGTTGGCGAGATTACGTTCGCGGGCGGCGGCTTCGAGTGAGGCGCGTTGGGCGCCGTCGCCGATGAAGACGAAGGCGATGTCCGTGTCGGCGCGGAGTGATTCGGCGAGCGGAATGATCGAGGTGAAATCGTGGACGCGACCGAGATTGCCGGAGTAGGCGATGACGAGTTTGCCGTCGAGAGCCCAGTGTGTGCGGAGAGTGGCAGTGGCGGGATAATCGGGCGGGAGTGGTTGCAGGCCCTCGGGGGCCCAGTTGGGACAAAGGTGTATTTGGGAGTCGGGCACGCCGCGCTCGCGGAGGAGCGCGGCCATATCGGTGCCGAGGGCGACGCAGGCGGAGGCGGAGCGCCAGGCGCGGTCGCGGGATGGGCGGGTGAGGGCGGTGAATTTGTGGCCGACGGCGATGGCGACTTCGGGGAAGATGTCTTGAATCCAGTGGATGAGCCGGAGGTTTTTTCGTTTCGCGATTCCGGCGAGCGCGACGCCGAGGAGAGGCGGGTCGGTCATGGCGACGAGGGTGTCGCCGGGATGGGCGTGGCGGGTGACTGCGCGGCGTGCTCCGAGGAGGAAGCGGGCGAAGTCGGCGGTGCGTTTGAGGAGGTTTTTCTGACCGAGGCGCTTTTCGCCGATGCGGATGATTTGGACGCCGTGGTGGGTTTCCTCGGAGGGAATGGAGGCTTCTCCTGGATGGCTCGTGATGATGGTGATCGGGAGTCCCCTCGAGGTGAGGGACTCGGCCAGATCGGCGAGCAGTTGCGCGGTGGCGGGTTGCTCGGGCCAGTAGAAGCGGTTGACGAAGATGACGCGCGGTTGAGGCATCAGGTGGAGGCGCGGGCGCGGCGTTGGCGGTGGATTTCTTGGGAAACCCAATGTTCGTACTTGGCCATGATGCGGCAGTAGGCGAAGCCGGGCGCGCCGTCTAGGAAGCCGCGGCGGGCGATGTATTGGTAGAGGAAGCGGAGGAAGCCGCGTGCGGGGAAATGGTGGCTGAGTTCTTTCAGGGCGCGGCGGCGGATGAGTGGATCGGCGGAGCGGATACGGCGGTTGAGCGGGGCGGGATCGGTGGCGCGGGCGAGGAAGGCAGCGGCTTCCTGGCGGGCGTAGCGGAGGTGTTTATCGAGGAGTTCGGACTCGGATTGGGCGGAGAGGTTGTGGAGATAGTTTGCCTGAATTTTGCCGAGGCGCATGTCGGGGGCTTCGCGCTGGCCGTGTCCGGTTTGGATGAAGCGGAAGCGTTTGGCGTGGGCGAAGCGGGCCTGGTAGGCGGGGAAATCGGTGCAGCGGGGAATCCAGCGGTCGCGGAAAATCATGCGTGGGGCGACGAAGAAGCCATCGAGGGCGGGAGGATTTTCGGACGAGAGGCGGACGCAC from Nibricoccus aquaticus includes:
- a CDS encoding exopolysaccharide biosynthesis polyprenyl glycosylphosphotransferase; this translates as MTIGRKMAIGLLLLDTYALAFVFNVVGWLRGVADLRSPVFDPLVVPLVLLVVAVFLIDGYRQRTDMAGLDYTSMHAIALLAAMAATLLITFTVLPPGYTLQQSRAVVAISFVALIPITLSYRRWIHLRYIRERRDRQIVFIGDATSRDAFRDECVRSGMKQKVIYVSSRAEDPLLPLSAGTNAPSTALNALLRDIQRGEIAIEAVVLRESSRELNSEASQQLVDLYFDGVPTYTLELFHQIYWRKIPLYRLNQTWLFQEGFRVAREPVFERIKRLSDIAFSLIGLTLAAPFLAVAAILIRLEDKGPVFFRQNRIGRHRAPFSLLKLRSMKVDNNGALYTAQGDARITRIGRFLRATRIDEFPQLINVLRGEMSLIGPRAEWDRLVADYEKQIPCYHFRHLVRPGITGWAQVNYPYGANLEDTLRKLEYDLYYIRHFSFTLDASIILKTIHVMLFGRGR
- a CDS encoding glycosyltransferase family 4 protein, coding for MPQPRVIFVNRFYWPEQPATAQLLADLAESLTSRGLPITIITSHPGEASIPSEETHHGVQIIRIGEKRLGQKNLLKRTADFARFLLGARRAVTRHAHPGDTLVAMTDPPLLGVALAGIAKRKNLRLIHWIQDIFPEVAIAVGHKFTALTRPSRDRAWRSASACVALGTDMAALLRERGVPDSQIHLCPNWAPEGLQPLPPDYPATATLRTHWALDGKLVIAYSGNLGRVHDFTSIIPLAESLRADTDIAFVFIGDGAQRASLEAAARERNLANIHFHPAQPRDQLAETLALGDIHLVTLRTGCERLVFPSKLYGIAAIGRPVLFIGPRDCEVARVIESNRFGHAFTSAPDDIPRLAAILRSLKSDPAQRLALGQASSAFCAREGRLHHATTRWHSLLSGNPLANTSPQPPL
- a CDS encoding glycosyltransferase family 2 protein produces the protein MTAPPASDPMFSIVILTLNEEQNLPATLASIRDCDDIVVLDSGSTDRTHQIARAAGARVVVNRFENFGQQRNFAHTDIPFHHDWVFHLDADEQFTPELFAECVRLSSENPPALDGFFVAPRMIFRDRWIPRCTDFPAYQARFAHAKRFRFIQTGHGQREAPDMRLGKIQANYLHNLSAQSESELLDKHLRYARQEAAAFLARATDPAPLNRRIRSADPLIRRRALKELSHHFPARGFLRFLYQYIARRGFLDGAPGFAYCRIMAKYEHWVSQEIHRQRRARAST